The stretch of DNA AAATTTGAAATTGTGAAGGAGCAATCTAAATCCTCAACTAGGGTAACAATTTGTGCTATAGTCAGAGAGTCAAAGGTTTCCCTGGATTCACTGGTAGACGCTTCTTCTTCTGATATGCTGGAAGATGTTTTATGTTGTGCAACTTGTGCTGCATATCTCAAGTTCAGATAACATTTGGTATGATAGTACACATCTGCTGCGTGCACATCAGACGCTTGAGTAACTAATCCCCCAAGAAGTTTAAAATCTTTACTAGATTCTGCCCAGCTTTTCATTTTGGAATCAACATTATTTGTTAATGCCTTGTGCAGATCTTTCATATCCTCCCCTTCACATATCACACAATGAATACCACTGGTTTGGGGATGACTTGATCGAAGCTTTTTAGGACTTAATAAGGAGGGGACAGCATGATCTTTATGCTTTCGAGCCCATTTAACACGAGAACTACTACAGTAGCTTCTGCAGCGTTTGTGGTACTTGGCCTTATTTAATACAAGTGTTGATGCGATACCTGAACCATCATTCAATTGATCAATTGTGACATTTATACATGAAGGTATAGCATTCGCAATTTCAATGAAATCTTTGAGATCCTTTTCTAGCGACAAAAGTCCTTCACTTTTGGGTGTTTGTAAGGGGTCACCAGACTGTAATTGGCAGAGACAACATAAGTCCCAATTGATGCTGCTGCTGCTATTACTAGCAGATGATGTGGAGGCCATGTTGTTTGATAATAGCTACACTGAAAAATgaattacatgaaaataaagttgaTGATTTTCACAGTGTTAGATTAGGCAGTAGAATGACTGTACATAAGCTCTTTTGTATGATTTTCACATCAGGAGAAGTCAGGAGACACAACAGTAGCCTGTCGAGGGACCAAACTATTATCACACTGTGTGGATAACAGTGTCGGAGCCTTCTCTGTAAGATAagtttctgtttctgttgaaacAGAAACTTATATTACAAGAGGGGGGGGTACACTGACTTTCTCTACTTTTaggtttctgtttctgttgaaaTAGATACCTATATTACAGGGGGGAGGGGGGTAACACTGACTTTCTCTACTTTTACTTTTGTTACAATGAAATATATCTGTAGCTTTACATTCTATCTATGTTGAAATATAtgtgcaatacattttggtagataATGTTGTTAATATGGAAATTAAAGTGTTCCAATAAATAAATGATCATAAATCTGATCAGTGCAGTATGTTTCTGATGCTCCAAAAACCTAAAATAGTTTGCCAAAAATATCAAAAGTTAAGGTACACCTAATTTTTAcatagccgccatcttggaaatatgctaatTAGGTGTCCAGACACACCCAATCATAAAGAAGATTTTTCCATCATATTTgtaattgtcaaaaaacatgaaatagacACCAACTTTGGATTTGTAGCTCATCTGGTTCAAATGTAGAGGCAAAAGCGTGTTCAGGTGGTGGCCGTATTGGATCAGCCGCTGTGGCGACCCCAAAGGTCACCGGCGCGGGCGCCCTAGCCAAATCATTTAAGTATGCTCTTagctacacctgtgccaaatttggcgcttttagacaaaagtgaacgAACACCCTAAAATCTCCCGAAGGGCCCCCACTATCTCTgcaattgttatatattttttaaaatgaatttgtTACATAATTTTTctataattttagaaaattgtggaagcaaggaacaggtctataatttgtctCAAGTCGTATACATTGGTACAacttttgttatttgtatttaatttggaaatgtacctgtttgaaatgatagattactgatatatgttaaaggttctgaaatctcttcaataaaaCCCTTTTATCATtttcatataaaatatattacaatcagttgaggtcttagatttacatttattTGACATCTTCAATGGATCTTCTTCTGTCAAGTCTGTGAGGAAAATCGAGTTGGGATTTATGGTGTCATTCAAATGCTCAACAGACCCAGAATCTGGAGTCCTTTCCTCCAAATGTGGTCcgatatttacaaagtaattattgaaacTTTTAATTACTTCATTTATATTGTCAATTTTTGAAGTTTGGAAGCATTCAGGTGATAAATGGGATATTTTAGAAGTCTTTTATATGAAATTGCAAGTTTACTTAGTAGAgcctataaataaaaatgtaaaaatcacgGATTGTCACAAAATTTTGTGGAGACGTCAATTGGAAAAGAAcgcataaaacaaacaggagCTCGGCCATTTTGGTCGGGACTGGCCATTGTAGGCAAAAAAACTTTTACAAATTCCTcccagggactttgaccaaataaccccacatttgaccaaataaccccacatggcgatgataaattgtgaaGTATTTTAGGCTGAGTAATAGGACGTGAAAGGACCCTCTAAGCAACACGAAACCTTGTAATGCCACTCTGAAACATCACATAACTATAATAATTGGTTTGTATGATTAATATGACCCCctaaaacagacctgggcattctgcggcccgcgggccacatccggcgctttgtacgtccctgtccggcccgcgtgaggccaatcataaattacaaaatacatttaaaaattatctatttcgagtgtgcaatacaacggtgctgcttttgttttgaaaagcgttatttgtattacttccgtgtggacgtatgctcgtgcgcgattgtgagtgaatgtgaacagcggcaatcacaaattacaaaatacattttaaaaaacatctatgtcttgcgtgcaatacaactgtgctgcttttattttgaaaagtgtatttatgggcgtatgtccgtgtgtaacctgtgagtgaaggtgcacagcgacaagtgatgcccggttatccccgagaagCTAaataaagaaaagttgatgacgaatggcgtgttttcaacaagacatggactgccaagtatttctttacagaaattaaaggtaaagccatgtgcttaaaggcctactgaaacccactactaccgaccacgcagtctgatagtttatatatcaatgatgaaatcttaacattgcaacacatgccaatacggctgggttaacttataaagtgcaattttaaaattcccgcctcACTTCCGTTCGAAAAACTAATTtgcatatgacgtatgcgcgtgacgtcacaagagctaCGGAAGAGGTTGGACCCTATCGGACCCGACATAAAAACCTGTGTTTTCGACAAAATtccccagtattctggacatctgttggtgaatcttttgcaatttattcaATTTACAATGGAGACTACAAACAAGAAAGCTGTATGTGGAAAGCGGTGTGTTGCTGCGGGATGTAGCAACGCAAAGACAAACACAACTGGTGTTGCATTGTTTTTATTCCCAATagatggcggccaagctttactatggaacaaagaagtcaagcgaacacggttggaatggaccacacacacaaagtacagtgtattatgcagcgaacatttcgaacaatcatgtttcgaagagggtcccttgcaAAGGGCAGCGATGGGCATCGCCACCACCCGTCGACTCGCgctgaagaaaggtgcgaagccaaGTATTTTCAACAGACCACGGCCATGCTTAAGTACAAGTTCGACAAGTTCAGAGCACCCCACACCCTCCACAAGTGGACAGACTGTgcacatgaggtctgcatttgccaaaagggaaaggaagagggtaagaatcttGATTTCCAGTTTCcatagtcagactacactgttccaatatccatttctttgttctcaattgttgatgactgatgataacaaccaaacctaacccctccacaccccggattgtaaataatgtaaataatgcaatgtaattatcttgtgtgatgactgtattatgatgatagtatatatctgatagtatatatctgtattatgaatcaatttaagtggacccgacttaaacaagttgaaaaacttattggggtgttaccatttaatggtcaattgtacagaatatatacttcactgtgcaaccttctaataaaagtctcaatcaatcaatcaatcaaaactcacacacacagttatagactactccagtggttctcaaccttttttcagtgatgtaccccctgtgaacatttttttaactcaagtatcccctaatcagagcaaagcatttttgtttgaaaaaaagagaaacaaacgtaaaatacagcactatgtcatcagtttctgatttattaaattgtataacagtgcaaaatattgctcatttgtagtggtctttcttgaactatttggaaaaaaagatataaaaataacaaaaaacttgttgaaaataaacaagtgattcaattatagataaagatttctacacatagaagtaatcatcaacttaaagtgccctctttggggattgtaatagagatccatctggattcatgaacttaattctaaacattaattttgttgaagtattattcaataaatatatttataaaggatttttgaattgttgatatttttagaatattttaaaaaattctcacgtactccttggcataccttcaagtacccccaggggtacgtgtacccccatttgagaaccactggtctactccatgaacaatgaaataaattaacaataaaatagtctacatataattattgcttcaagttctagtcaagtccttctgcagtataaagtatcgtacatttactgacattactgtcaatagtgtcaatactgtcaatagattacaatagacaataatataaagtattgtacatttacagacaatagatcagatcatggccagtacgactacggcatcagtggcggatgcggtggatgaaccaatggcaatggcactagatttgcctgatgaggagggcgatcaagatcaggttcgatttgttttcctaatcaatgttcaaatggattacagttcaagcccaatacaaaagtattcataatttatgtaaaggaggtatccatattacatgtagctgtttctccatttccagggaaatacaagagaacaaggatgccagacgaactgggtaccgattgggagagcaccaacagcaatgaccagtagcaagagcacccaaacagggaaaatacatcatagatcaaagggtatgtctatttcggtgatgaacatgattctgcacatcacagtacacattgcacagctgcctgtgcagagtagagtagacagataaattaggtgattcaaagacaataattagtatgtgattctagtttaattttaacagattatatGAAACAACTTGTGTttgattttattgctaggacaccaggtgaccccagagatcctcgagagggttagagctcggctggccagggttagtgaagtcccatcgtcaagtgtagcagctccatctgacagccccgagatgcagactaacATAGCAACTCCAGGTGCTACTGCATTGTTTGATGTAGGACCAGCATCAAGTCCCACTGCGCCTTTTGTTAgtggttcttccgatgacagCTATGTGCCGAGTGAGTCATCAACATCAGATccgtgtcaatctgacgggtcgccagatcgcccacgtactcaccagatgcgtgaagagggctgccacaaggaaccgaagtacatcatctttgagtcgtgcctccagagtctcgtcaagtggtgtcactgtccagtctgtggcagccaggacataagcccttcttgggattcaaacggtacacagctgaccatgactcttcaatgtgcatcatgtgaccagaggagtagttggagcagccagccaaacaTTGGCCCTTATGCCGCGGGCAACATCCTGCTATCTGCTGGCATACTCTTCGCTGGCGCATCTTCTGGCAAGGTGTTGCAAGTGCTGAACAGCATCGGAGTGGTCACGTAtgtgaagaggacatttttcaaccaccaggagctcatcctgcagccagccatcaaaaaggtgtgggaGGAACAGCAACGGACGCACCTCACCATGCTGCGGGTGGAAGGCCGACCCCTTGTCCTTGGTGGTGATGGGCGAGCAGACAGTCCGGGACACAGTGCCAAGTTTGgtacctacaccacaatggagcttgtggccaatgtggttctcgaccttcaggttgtacaggtacgaccatataatctcactaaaacactAGTAACATAATAAGCAGAgaagggattttccagaattatcctagtaaatgtgtctaataacattaaccatttcaatgtatactaagaccctttttcatttttttctttgctcattccttttctgttatatatatttcagagcaacgaatgtcttggcagctaccatatggagatggaaggactgaagaggatggtggaGCTGTTGATCAGCTGGGACCTCGATGTCGGGGTGCTGGTGACAGACCGacacagacagatcgctaaatggattcgcgaaaacatgcccaatacacggcactgctatgacatctggcatgttgcaaaatgttagttggattatttgtatgcatgacaagttgtgaagtagtgtgtacatattagtgatcagatgaatgccatattgtatttaatccacaaatttctgcttttttctgtttgtagccatcggaaagaaactgaaggccatCTACAAGCATAGGACTGTGAAGACCTGAAGCCCTGGGTGCaaagtataatcaaccacctctactgggcagcagtgtctacaccgcctggagagggggaacttctggttgccaagtggaagtctgtggagcgacacattcagaacatccacaaggaccatggcgacctcttcccaatttgtactcatggacaactgcaacggcaaaagaaatggctcaaacaaagtgagtaggcaaataagttgcccgaaagcagtgagggactagcagtattttcctgcacatcttttgaaagtcaaaaaattcagataaacttgtaagtaaataaccagtttaagttgactggaacatttttgttgaaacattgttctattttaaatttatgtttaggttcacgctcagcagtgaaactggaggaggtggtcaacaacaagtccctgctgaaagatatcgccatgctgtcgggtgaacaccagacttccaaggtggaggcgttccatagccttatcatacaggtgagaattaagctgatcgcctgtaggtggcatcggtggttaccacctgccactaggactttggtggccagggagcaaaatactagagcatactaaatgtagccttgatacagtcagtgtaagcaagagaatgttagaggtccaacatagtggctaGGCAGTTagaggtccaacatagtggctaggcatcttggtgagaaagattgcaaacaattctggcgtggtgttaaaattaaaaacaaaacagcttcattattgcaggagatcaagctttaatagctgactataaacagtttaatacacaaacatttgtattcaaatttacaaactatttataaatttacacacacattgtatggacgcatgactgaataaagtgtcttttatcttatacagttcgcaccgaaaatgtatgtcttctcatacatcggaatgctgtgcaggtatgtttccacactaatctaagtgtcactagtgtgtgccatactttagtactaattattacattattctgttaccaCCCCTAGGAACATGCTTGCTGGGCTGCACTGGAATGAAAACTCGAGCCGCCCTATAGCCACTACACAAGCGGGTGCTGAGCGCTATGCAGTACGCTACCCGAAGTATGaagcagggggccatgtggtcaagaaaatcgcgacagagccaacataccgtaagtgtagaggacacaaaacatgtaaacacttgacactttgtatcatggtaataatactgtcaagtttcactctccatgagtatattatgttgtgagcaggaacatgtacaattgtattttgcaggctacgtagatgacttgatcagggaggttgttgctggctgcagacagaccccTGACCAGAGAACACCAGTCAGCGTCACTGTGGATGTGCCTCCCTTCCTCTgcgatgaactggagaagccagacaaggaggaagccatcgcCAAGCACAGGAGTCACTTCGGTAAGTGTTaactgccctcccggtaacagttagagatgctacctcagtagaagcatttaagtcccatcttaaaactcatttgtatactctagcctttaaatagacccccatttttagaccagttgatctgccgtttcttttcttttctcctctgccccccaccccacaccctCTCCCCCTTgtggaggggttattccggtgaccatggatgaagtgctggctgtccagagttgggacccgggttggaccgctcgcctgtgcatcggttggggacatctctgcgctgctgacccgtctccgctcgggatggtctcctgctggccccactatggactggactcttactattatgttagatccactaaggactggactttcacaatattatgtcagacccactcgacatacattgctttcggtctcccctagagggggggcgttacccacatatgcggtcctctccaaggtttctcatagtcattcaccgacgtcccactggggtgagtttttccttgcccgtatgtgggctctgtaccgaggatgtcgttgtggcttgtgcagccctttgagacacttgtgatttagtgctatatgaataaacattgattgattgattgattgattgatttcttttattgattaagtacagtggccatgtggattgtgttgcagtcactgcacgtcttggaaccccgtgtagtccatcgatgggaatgttgtcctaatcttatgtactacacaagctggtagtACCACCCGTATCTCCTTTCCCAGATATCCCCAGCAGAAGCGGACAAACTGTCGATAGgctgtgtgtcgtctccgcctgcaagtaCAAAATAGTTGTTAGCAAATGATGGCAGCTGTTATTATCCGGACATggatacacagtgactcactgttctctgagatGCAAAAGAcatgcattctattcatttgtcatttactgttgcagtaaattgtaaatattgttgacatctacagttttatgtatgtaatacttctatgatatataatgtcatgtacattgtagcacagtacatttcacagaataaga from Entelurus aequoreus isolate RoL-2023_Sb linkage group LG01, RoL_Eaeq_v1.1, whole genome shotgun sequence encodes:
- the LOC133654188 gene encoding uncharacterized protein LOC133654188; this encodes MGIATTRRLALKKGAKPSIFNRPRPCLSTSSTSSEHPTPSTSGQTVHMRSAFAKRERKRTIDQIMASTTTASVADAVDEPMAMALDLPDEEGDQDQGNTREQGCQTNWVPIGRAPTAMTSSKSTQTGKIHHRSKGHQVTPEILERVRARLARVSEVPSSSVAAPSDSPEMQTNIATPGATALFDVGPASSPTAPFVSGSSDDSYVPSESSTSDPCQSDGSPDRPRTHQMREEGCHKEPKYIIFESCLQSLVKWCHCPVCGSQDISPSWDSNGTQLTMTLQCASCDQRSSWSSQPNIGPYAAGNILLSAGILFAGASSGKVLQVLNSIGVVTYVKRTFFNHQELILQPAIKKVWEEQQRTHLTMLRVEGRPLVLGGDGRADSPGHSAKFGTYTTMELVANVVLDLQVVQSNECLGSYHMEMEGLKRMVELLISWDLDVGVLVTDRHRQIAKWIRENMPNTRHCYDIWHVAKSIGKKLKAIYKHRTVKT